AATGGGACGTCGAGAGCGGCCACGTAGGCCCGACGCCGTGGTGGAAGGATGCTACCTTCTACCAGGTGTACCCGGCGAGCTTCAAGGActccaacggcgacggctggggcGACCTCCCGGGTCTCATTTCTGAAGTGGACTACCTTCACGAGCTCGGGGTCGACGTGGTCTGGGTGTCTCCAATCTTCGAGAGCCCGCAGAAGGACATGGGCTACGACGTATCCGACTATCAGTCCATCTACGCGCCGTacggcaccgtcgaggacgtaGATCTTCTCGTCAAGGAGTGTCACTCGAGACGCATGAAGGTCATTCTCGACCTCGTGGTCAATCACACGTCCATCGAGCACGCGTGGTTCAAAGAGTCCCGGTCATCCAAGAGAAACCCCAAGCGCGACTGGTACATCTGGAAGCCGGCGCGGTACGACGAGCAAGGCATCCAGCACCCGCCCACGAACTGGCGCGGCTACTTTGCCGGCTCAACGTGGACGTGGGACGAGCGCACGCAGGAGTACTACCTGCACCTATACGCGGCGGACCAGCCGGACCTAAACTGGGAGAACGCGGACTGCCGCGAGGCCATCTACGAGGAGACGATGCGCTTCTGGTTAGAGCGCGGGGTGGACGGCTTCCGGATCGACACGGTCAACAAGTACTCGAAGCGGCAGGACTTTGTCGACGCGCCCATTACCGACCCCGAGTCGCCTCaccagccggcgccggagatGTGGTGCAACGGACCCCGCATCCACGAATTCATCAAGGAGATGACGCGCAAGGCGCTGGCCCCTTACAAGGCCGTCTCGGTAGGCGAGCTGTCCAATACGCCGCACCCGTCGCAGGTGATTCCATacgtctcggcggcggcgcaggagctcgACATGGTGTTTGAGTTTTCTGTGATTCGGTTGGGTACGGGCAACGGCTTCGGGGCAAAGTACCTGTATCAGCCGTACCCGCTGACGAAGCTCAAGAGCTTGACGGAGACGTGGCAGAGCTTCATCGAGGGCACGGacgcgtgggcgacggcgtttaTCGAAAACCACGACAACGGGCGGGCTATTAGCCGGTTCGGAgacgcgtcgacgccggAGTTGTGGTTGCGGTCGGGCCAGGCGATTGCGCTGTGGCAGGCGACGCTGTCGGGGACGCTGTTCCTGTACCAGGGCCAGGAGATTGGCATGGTCAACATGCCGAGCAGCTGGGGCATGGACGAGTACCGGGACATTGAGAGCCGCAACTTTtacgccgaggcggcggcgtcgggcagCCAGGAGCGGCTCGAGGGGACGGTCAGGGGCCTGCAGATCCTGGCACGGGATCACTCGCGGATGCCGTTTCAGTGGAGCGACGCGCCGCATGCGGGCTtcaccaccggcggcgcgaggccgtgGATGCGCGTGCACGACAACTACCGGTCCGTCaacgcggcgcggcagtCGCGCGACCCGCACTCTATCCTGAGCTTCTACAAGAGGGCGCTCAAGCTGCGCAGGGAGCACGGCGACGTGTTTGTCCACGGGTCGTTTAGGCTCATGGcgcgggacgacgaggcgctctTTGCGTACGTCAAGGAGAGCGCCGcggtggtgtcgtcgtcgtcaggggcagcagcagcaggaggaggaggaggcaagccgccgcgcaagAAGGCAGTCGTGGTGCTCAACATGAGCGCCGAGACGAGGCCGTGCGTGGACGTGGCCGGGGCGATGCAgtgcgccggcgacggcgcggacgtcaggctgctggtcggcacgttgggcgacgaggcgtccGCGGGCGGGTCAggcggcccgacgacggccaagggTGTGTCGTTGCCcccgctggcggcgtgggagggGCGCGTGTATGTGAACTATTAGTGTCTGGACTTTTGGTCTGGCCTGACACGGAGAGAGGGTGATGATATGCCGACGGACCATGATGGGCTAGCCGGTTGGCTGTGTTGACTTGGATGGGGTTGATGCTCAACGCATAGACGAGGCTGTTGATGCGACTGACGAGGGAAGGGGAGAATCATCCGTCAGCCGGCCGGGGTCGGGATAGGGATGGCTGGAGGCGGAGCCGAATATATGGAGTCAATCATGGATCCCCCAGTACCAGCAGCGAATGAGGATGGTTTGATTACCATGGATAAATGCAAAGGAAGCAAAGCAGTACAATGAATGAATGGGTATCGACAAGGTACAAGTGCTTCTTGTCACTCACTTCGTAGTAAAAAAGGCACCTTAGTACCTGTGTACAAGTCTCCCTCGTCGGCTGGTCCCGGGCCGTattcgggcggcggcgggcaaagCGTGGGGGGGACCGGCCCCACCGAGAGGGAACATCAAGGAATCCGGGACCCCGgactcgcgcgcgccccggcccggccccacTCATCATCACACCACAATGGCACCACCATCCGGGCATCTGCTCTGCTCATCATACAAGCGAAGCGAAACCAATTGACGCTTTTTGGGGGAGGTGCTTGCTCCGACTCATCACCGCGTTTATGACTGGCAACCCTTACTACCGGCAGCAATGCTGGCTGGACGCCCTCGCTGGCTCTGGCTTGCGAGCTACTGTACAAAGGAACCATGTACCGTAAAAgcgccaaaaaaaaaaaaaaagtggCACGATGACGTCTCCGTGTCGTCCGGCCCCTTGTAAGTTAGGATGGAGCAAGAGAGATGGGGGGCGCGTGATGTCCCGGAAAGAAAaacccgctgctgctgctgctgccgcgtcTTCTGCTACACTTGATACTCGCTTCACGCCCGCCTGTCAACATCTCATTTTTCTTTCCCCCTCCGTACCGTAGCTACACAAACTTTCACTCGCAAGTCTCACTGGCAGGACGAAAGAAACGCGGACGATATACAGCACAGCTTTCCAGAAACAAGACAGAACCGTACACAACACAGTCTCTATCCGAGGGCGGACGGAAGCTATTCACATATACACATATACGCACAAGACGATTAAACCGCAGCGGTATCGACAGGCAGACTTCACAGCTGCCAACCAGCCCAGcaaagccaagccaagccatgacgtcgacgcgccccATGCAGCACATTGAGCGCGAGGACCTGTACACGAACCTCGAGCAGCGTATCCTCTACCTGCACTCGTTTCTCGACTTTTCCAGCCGTAAGTCTCCGTTCGTccactcacacacacaacagATTATCCATCCTTTCCCTGCGAGTGAGCGaatgcgcgcgcggcgatgggcggGTGGTCCCCCTTTCCCGAGGTTCCACTCACTAGGCCGGCTGACAcgagagaaaaaaaaacactGGCTATGATTCACAGGCGACATCGAGGCACTCATCACGGGCGCCAAGTACGTCAGGCAGCTGATACCGGCCGTGGTCAACATCGTGTacaagaagctgctgcagTACGACAtcacggcgcgggcgtttACGACGCGCAGCACGTCGTTTGagggccccgtcgacgaggtgccgGGCGAGGACAGCCCGCAGATCCTGCACCGCAAGATGTTCCTGCGCGCGTACCTGGCCAAGCTGTGCTCGGACCCCAGCAGGATGGAGTTTTGGGAGTACCTAGACAAGGTTGGGTGAGTTTTGTCCTGCCGGGGGGTTCATTTCATTTACGTGGACAATATGTGTGTTTGCGTGGCCGGTGGACAAAGGCAAAACCACGCTACGGCAGGACACGGCCCTTTGAGGTTTGCTTCTATCGTTTCAGAAAAGAAATTGGTGTGCTAATGTGCAAATGGTTTGTTAGGATGAtgcacgtcggcctcgggaGGAGGCATCCCCTGCACATCGAGTACGTCCACCTGGGCGCCTGCCTGGGCTTCATCCAGGACATCATGACCGAGGCCATCCTGTCGCACCCGCGGATGCACCTATCGCGCAAGACGGCGCTGGTCAAGGCCCTCAACAAGGTCATCTGGATCCAGAACGACCTCATGGCCAAGTGGCACGTCCGCGACGGGGTCGAGTTCGAGGCGGTCGGGGacagcgaggccgccgccgctggcctgGACATTGAGATTGAGCCCGAGGGATACCTGCACGGCAGGAAGATACTggacgacgttgacgaggatgaggaagagAGAAAGGACGCGAAGCAGATGCAGGAAGgagagggggaaagggaCACAAAGAGaaacggcggcagcggcggcggtgtgcGGAAGGGGAGCCTACCTGAGGGCGTGTGCCCATTCACCGGTCTggcagcctcgccgtccaaggtggcggcaccggcgggcagggcgagggagagggagagagccgaggcggaggcggcggcagctgggccAGTGACGGCGTAGACAATCCAGAGCCAAAGGGCAAGGAAGCGGGCGCTTATCCCAGGATGCATGAATTATTGGCGGTGATGGCTTGTCAGCTCTCGCACGCGGACGGATACATACCTGACCCCCCATCTCACATAGCGGCATGTACGGGCGTCATCCCTGTCCCATCTGCCGAGCCGAGCTGGCGTCTAATCCTACGTAGTACCACGGCTCAAAGGCATCAGGCGTTGCCCCCCATGTTAGATTGGTCAGCCGCTCATGGCGGGGGAAAGTAAATAGTCGTGGTCTGATAACCAGTTCATGATCATGACAAAAACATGCTCGATGCCTGCTTTATTACCGACTTCAGAATCGGGACACGTGCGGCGACATCGTTGGTTGTACGATGGAATGGTGTGCTGCAGCATAACGATGATACATCACTTCTATAGTTATAGTCTGATGGAATGgtctgccggcgctggctgcaTGATGAACTTTGTCACTCTCCACCGTCATCATGATCAGCATCCTGCTCACTGGTTGTTTCGGGGGTTCTTAGCTTTGCATCCGCGGGATCTAGaccgagggcgcggccgggcgaCAAGCCGAGAGATAGGGAGAGGAGACAGAACTACACATCAACGAGAGCACTTGAGCCGCAAAATGCCAAGATTATTAGTAGTTACTAGTTTAGTTTTGCATCCTGGGCGATCGGATCGACAACACGAGCGAGCCGGTATTGTTGTTGTCATGTTGTTTGTTAGCCGCTTCTTGCCAAGCCAGTCAGCGCACTTATTTTGCCTTTTTCTCGCCCACCGACTTTTCCGAGCTCTCCGAAGCCCTACAGGAAGAGGGGGAAAATACaatgtacatacatacactTGGGCGCGGTGGCGTCGTGACGGGACGGTCTTGGCCGGCCTGGGgtagggaggggggaagTCGGCGAGGTGATGGAGGTGGCCGAGATAGGTGGGTGACTGACTGGCGGTGGCAGGGAACGGGGGTTGGAGGCGAGGCACTTTACACACTTTTGCTCGTGTTATACAGTAATAAATGACAACGGTATAAGAGAGACTTGGGGTGTGTGTGACGCTGATATGTATGTAGTACTTGGACAAGGAAAGTATATCCGCAGAGTAGCTACACTGTGTGCCTCGAGAGCTGCACGGGTAAATAAACACGGGTAAatattaagttattaagGTTAtggggcggacgggcggacgaACCTTTCGGACAGCCAGGGCAAGCGTTGATCGGAAGCGGgcaggacggacggatgccgtcgacgtgacgttgttttttttttcttctccgTCTTGCTCGGGGCGGGCTGCAAGGCGGGGAtcaggggggaggaggaggaggaggaggactgcAGGAGGGGAAGGCGTTCAGCTCGGGTAGAATGGCATTATGGGCGTCAGGGGGGGTAGGAGGGAGGAGGTCGCATCGGCGGCAGAGGGCAGCGATCGATgactggcagcagcagcagcggcagtcgcagtactaagttagttgTGCAATGTAGTCCAAGGCAGTGAGAGAAAGAAGGCAGACagacggccggccagccagaaGAGGCATGGTGGAAAAAAGGGACATGGCGCTCCCAGCCGCAGACGTGGGTTGTGTGTGttcgagccgccgccgccgccgccgccgttgtggCTAGTTGTGGTTGAACGGGAGTTTGTC
The genomic region above belongs to Purpureocillium takamizusanense chromosome 5, complete sequence and contains:
- a CDS encoding Oligo-1,6-glucosidase (EggNog:ENOG503NU69~CAZy:GH13~COG:G) is translated as MGSNSLEWDVESGHVGPTPWWKDATFYQVYPASFKDSNGDGWGDLPGLISEVDYLHELGVDVVWVSPIFESPQKDMGYDVSDYQSIYAPYGTVEDVDLLVKECHSRRMKVILDLVVNHTSIEHAWFKESRSSKRNPKRDWYIWKPARYDEQGIQHPPTNWRGYFAGSTWTWDERTQEYYLHLYAADQPDLNWENADCREAIYEETMRFWLERGVDGFRIDTVNKYSKRQDFVDAPITDPESPHQPAPEMWCNGPRIHEFIKEMTRKALAPYKAVSVGELSNTPHPSQVIPYVSAAAQELDMVFEFSVIRLGTGNGFGAKYLYQPYPLTKLKSLTETWQSFIEGTDAWATAFIENHDNGRAISRFGDASTPELWLRSGQAIALWQATLSGTLFLYQGQEIGMVNMPSSWGMDEYRDIESRNFYAEAAASGSQERLEGTVRGLQILARDHSRMPFQWSDAPHAGFTTGGARPWMRVHDNYRSVNAARQSRDPHSILSFYKRALKLRREHGDVFVHGSFRLMARDDEALFAYVKESAAVVSSSSGAAAAGGGGGKPPRKKAVVVLNMSAETRPCVDVAGAMQCAGDGADVRLLVGTLGDEASAGGSGGPTTAKGVSLPPLAAWEGRVYVNY
- a CDS encoding uncharacterized protein (COG:S~EggNog:ENOG503NYZ7); protein product: MTSTRPMQHIEREDLYTNLEQRILYLHSFLDFSSRDIEALITGAKYVRQLIPAVVNIVYKKLLQYDITARAFTTRSTSFEGPVDEVPGEDSPQILHRKMFLRAYLAKLCSDPSRMEFWEYLDKVGMMHVGLGRRHPLHIEYVHLGACLGFIQDIMTEAILSHPRMHLSRKTALVKALNKVIWIQNDLMAKWHVRDGVEFEAVGDSEAAAAGLDIEIEPEGYLHGRKILDDVDEDEEERKDAKQMQEGEGERDTKRNGGSGGGVRKGSLPEGVCPFTGLAASPSKVAAPAGRARERERAEAEAAAAGPVTA